The Spirosoma sp. SC4-14 DNA window TGCTGGGTTGGGTTGTCGAACCGACCAACATAACCAGTCAGGCCAGCCAACTTTTCAGCAGCAACAACAGCAAAACAATAGTCATCGGAAACACAAACAGCATAAAAAACAGGCTAAAACCGATCAAAACAGACAGGAACCTTCAGCATCAGCTCTAAGAAATCAGGGCACTGTTCCCGATAAAGTGCTAAAGGTGCTGGAGTATGTGCGTCGCTACGGACGAGCCCCCGATGGTTATGTAGGTGGGCGCACCTTCGGTAATTTCGAAGGTCATTTACCGAAACAGGATGCTTCTGGTCAACGAATACGGTATCAGGAGTGGGATGTAAACCCCAAAATACAAGGTAAAAACCGTGGTACGGAGCGCTTAATTACGGGGTCCGACAACCATGCTTATTACACTCAGGACCACTACAATTCATTTACGGAAATCAAATGACACCCAATGTTTTTATAAGCCAGTCGGAAAGCGAACTGGAAGCTCATTTTGCCAGCGATTTTATTGCGCACATTGATGGTAAAAAAACGCTTACGCTTCGGCAGTTCTATGAAGAAATTGCTGATTTACTGGAGATTCCAGATTTTGGCTATAACCTCGATGCCTTAAATGATTCGCTTAACGATCTGCAATGGCTCGAAGATGAACGCATTATTCTATACTTTACCAATACCAGCGAATTTGTCAGTAAAGAACGCGACCCGGCCAAACTGGGCAGTGTGCTGAGTATTTTGGATGCTAGTGCCGAAGACTGGAAATGGGTTGATGACGACGAGTTGATGGATCAGAAAGAAATTGTGATCGTTTTTGAAGACAGTCCTCGTATTCAACAGCTACTTGAACAGGAAGGAATTGGGTTTCTCCCTCTTTCGGAGGTTAAATAATTGCGAAACGCAACATTTTTTTTGAACCTGCTGTTACAACAGTATGCCGCCGGAAAACGCTTCCAGCGGCTTTTCGTGTTTGCTCATTCCAACCTGAATATCGCTTGAAACCAGAAGAATTGCTCGGCCTTTATGCCGACGATAGTTATATAAAACTACTGACCGAGCCTTTCGGTCGTAAGGCATCCGGCGAACCTCAACGCCTTCAAATTAAAGGCCTGGCAGGTAGTCTGGATGCAGTTTTAGCCTCAACCGTCTATAAATCGGTGGGCGGAAATCATCTTTATATCCTAACCGATCGCGACGAAGCAGCTTATTTCTTTAATGATTTGCAACACCTCCTGCATCGGGAAGTTCTCCTTTTCCCGATGTCCTATAAAAAGCCCTATCAGTACGAAG harbors:
- a CDS encoding ribonuclease domain-containing protein; its protein translation is MHPYFLRSFWQFWLLIIVVFAGLGCRTDQHNQSGQPTFQQQQQQNNSHRKHKQHKKQAKTDQNRQEPSASALRNQGTVPDKVLKVLEYVRRYGRAPDGYVGGRTFGNFEGHLPKQDASGQRIRYQEWDVNPKIQGKNRGTERLITGSDNHAYYTQDHYNSFTEIK
- a CDS encoding barstar family protein, which codes for MTPNVFISQSESELEAHFASDFIAHIDGKKTLTLRQFYEEIADLLEIPDFGYNLDALNDSLNDLQWLEDERIILYFTNTSEFVSKERDPAKLGSVLSILDASAEDWKWVDDDELMDQKEIVIVFEDSPRIQQLLEQEGIGFLPLSEVK